Proteins from a genomic interval of Eisenibacter elegans DSM 3317:
- a CDS encoding outer membrane beta-barrel protein: protein MLKFNQNQWAVAFAVVALSFITSLPSFAQVSQGNLFLGGQVGFSSTSFEGNSDRKESTFSIIPNIGYMVSDNIAIGLGIGYNQARNENVAGPTRTVNTNSAFVVAPFARYYVPTSSDQFFFFAQLRADLGFGSAKTEATTGNVTVTTDAKVNTADVFVSPNFAFFPSQHWALEFGFRGLGFESVNPEGDNNNVSRFVFGVNSFAPRFAVQFFF from the coding sequence ATGTTGAAATTTAACCAGAATCAATGGGCAGTGGCATTCGCAGTAGTGGCACTCTCTTTTATCACCAGCCTTCCTTCTTTTGCACAAGTATCTCAAGGCAATCTCTTCTTGGGTGGCCAAGTAGGATTCTCAAGTACTTCGTTTGAAGGGAACTCAGATCGTAAAGAAAGCACGTTTTCAATCATCCCTAACATTGGGTATATGGTGAGCGATAACATCGCCATCGGTCTAGGAATTGGATATAACCAAGCCCGTAACGAAAACGTAGCAGGCCCTACACGTACTGTAAACACTAACAGTGCCTTTGTGGTAGCTCCTTTTGCACGTTATTATGTGCCTACTTCTAGTGACCAATTCTTCTTCTTCGCGCAATTGCGTGCTGATTTGGGCTTTGGCTCTGCTAAAACAGAAGCCACTACTGGTAACGTTACAGTAACTACAGATGCTAAAGTGAACACTGCTGATGTGTTTGTGTCTCCAAATTTTGCTTTTTTCCCTAGCCAACACTGGGCTTTGGAGTTTGGCTTCCGTGGTCTCGGCTTTGAGTCTGTGAACCCTGAAGGTGACAACAACAACGTAAGTCGTTTTGTATTTGGTGTAAACTCATTTGCACCACGCTTTGCGGTACAGTTCTTCTTTTAA
- a CDS encoding sterol desaturase family protein has protein sequence MTYLLYFIIATATFFFMEGVAWFTHKYIMHGFLWTWHESHHKPHEHFFEKNDYFAVVFSIPSMATIMLGVNVPWLWFLLPIGFGILGYGIFYVVFHDIIVHRRLKIKFVAKSRYLQRMIRAHHVHHRCKEKEGAEAFGFLYAPKKYEPKH, from the coding sequence ATGACTTACTTATTGTACTTCATCATCGCTACGGCTACTTTCTTTTTTATGGAAGGCGTAGCTTGGTTTACCCACAAATACATTATGCATGGTTTCTTGTGGACGTGGCACGAGTCACACCACAAGCCCCACGAGCACTTTTTTGAAAAAAACGACTACTTCGCCGTTGTGTTCAGTATCCCCTCTATGGCCACGATTATGCTGGGGGTCAATGTGCCTTGGCTTTGGTTTTTGTTGCCGATTGGTTTTGGTATTCTAGGCTATGGCATTTTTTATGTCGTTTTTCACGATATCATCGTACACCGCCGCCTCAAAATCAAGTTTGTAGCCAAAAGCCGCTACTTGCAACGTATGATTCGCGCCCACCACGTTCACCATCGTTGCAAAGAAAAAGAAGGCGCAGAAGCCTTTGGCTTTCTGTATGCGCCCAAAAAGTACGAACCCAAGCACTAG
- a CDS encoding DUF6048 family protein, whose protein sequence is MTPPKYIYICIFSLFLGLLHVQAQNNPSGIQYRAADSTKAKKPPPKPQKYPVPFKPTGLRIGTNVAAPLYHLIDGRSAGFEGNAELLFDNKYFLRLAAGLADVQLERDLGAQFQMQGQYAQIGAAIAPFYKPNSELKYPTRDVFFVGAMLGLAQFNQSLRYDNNSALWGNTPISWRQDKLLAAWLNFGLGFRVEVVKNIFMGWEGGYNLRLALTESKTPMAITDVPGFKQNDRTGANWQLGFLLMYQLPLRKNNTAQRTKKPTDTIAD, encoded by the coding sequence ATGACCCCGCCCAAGTACATCTACATCTGTATTTTTAGCCTTTTTCTTGGTTTGTTACACGTTCAGGCGCAAAACAATCCGTCTGGCATTCAATACAGGGCTGCCGACTCGACCAAGGCCAAAAAACCACCTCCAAAACCTCAAAAATACCCTGTTCCCTTTAAGCCTACCGGACTACGTATTGGGACAAATGTGGCTGCACCGCTGTATCACCTCATTGATGGGCGCAGTGCTGGATTTGAAGGCAATGCTGAGCTACTATTTGACAACAAATACTTCTTGCGCTTGGCCGCCGGTCTTGCTGATGTACAGTTGGAGCGTGACCTCGGTGCGCAGTTTCAGATGCAAGGGCAATACGCCCAAATTGGAGCAGCCATCGCACCTTTTTATAAACCCAATAGCGAGCTAAAATACCCTACCCGAGACGTGTTTTTTGTGGGAGCAATGCTCGGGCTGGCGCAGTTTAACCAAAGCCTTCGCTATGACAATAACAGCGCCTTGTGGGGCAATACGCCCATCAGCTGGCGACAAGACAAGCTCTTGGCAGCTTGGCTTAACTTTGGCCTAGGCTTTAGGGTCGAAGTAGTGAAAAATATCTTTATGGGCTGGGAAGGGGGCTACAATCTACGCCTCGCGCTCACCGAAAGCAAGACCCCGATGGCCATCACAGATGTGCCCGGATTCAAACAAAATGACCGCACCGGAGCCAATTGGCAGCTCGGCTTCTTATTGATGTACCAGCTACCACTTCGGAAAAATAACACAGCACAACGCACTAAGAAGCCCACAGATACAATTGCTGATTAA
- a CDS encoding superoxide dismutase, with protein MPFELPNLPYAHDALEPHIDKATMEIHHGKHHAGYTTNLNKAIEGTELEGKTIEEILQTIDKHPAAVRNNAGGFYNHNLFWTVMSPNGGGSPSGELAAAIDRDFGSFEKFKEAFSAAATTRFGSGWAWLCVHKGGKLEVSSTPNQDNPLMPNVGATGMPILGIDVWEHAYYLKYQNRRPDYVAAFWNVIDWNKVAENYTAAK; from the coding sequence ATGCCTTTCGAACTACCTAATTTGCCTTATGCGCACGACGCGCTAGAACCCCATATCGATAAAGCCACGATGGAAATTCACCACGGCAAGCACCACGCCGGGTATACCACCAACCTCAACAAAGCCATCGAGGGTACGGAGTTGGAAGGAAAGACCATAGAGGAGATTCTGCAAACTATTGATAAACACCCTGCCGCTGTACGCAACAATGCCGGTGGTTTTTATAACCATAACCTATTCTGGACAGTAATGAGTCCTAATGGTGGTGGCTCGCCTAGTGGTGAGCTGGCAGCAGCCATCGACCGTGATTTTGGCTCTTTTGAGAAATTCAAAGAGGCTTTCTCAGCAGCAGCAACCACGCGCTTCGGCTCTGGCTGGGCTTGGCTTTGTGTACACAAAGGAGGCAAACTAGAGGTAAGCTCTACTCCCAATCAAGATAACCCCTTGATGCCTAACGTAGGCGCTACCGGAATGCCTATTTTGGGTATCGATGTGTGGGAACACGCCTACTACCTCAAGTACCAAAACCGTCGCCCCGACTATGTGGCGGCTTTCTGGAATGTGATTGACTGGAACAAGGTAGCCGAAAACTATACTGCGGCCAAATAA
- a CDS encoding amidophosphoribosyltransferase produces MCGIALIRFRKPFPYYVEKYNTSSYGLRKLYLLMQKQHNRGQDGAGLATLKIDVPPGKRYISRIRTTDERPIEYLFETANNRIEQALKGVSKAQAQDPLWIKENLPYMGEVLLGHLRYGTHGGNSIENCHPFLRQSNWRSKNLIVAGNFNLTNVDELFEVLLELGQHPKDKVDTVLVMEKIGHFLDEENERIYAQYKGQYSKREMTPILEREIDLFRVLERACRDFDGGYAMAGITGYGASFVARDPHGIRPAYFYANEEVIVAASEKPAIKAAFNVEYDDIQEIPRGHALVIDKEGNYKLDTFIAQQPPQRCSFERIYFSRGSDPAIYQERKHLGRLLCPQILKSIDYDLANTVFSYIPNTAETAFLGVLQGMEHYLIDERKKILLEKDSLSAERLGELLSFRPRVEKLVIKDAKLRTFITDDEHRDDLVANVYDTTYEVIQKGVDNIVLIDDSIVRGTTLEKSILRLVDRLQPKKIIIVSSAPQIRFPDCYGIDMSRMGSFIAFRAVMALLNETGREGLIEEVYQRCLASLDDPSGADHNYVQALYEPFTDLEISAKIAQIIHTPKINASVDVIYQTVDNLLQACPNHQGDWYFTGNYPTKGGNRVVNRAFVNYMAGKLDRAY; encoded by the coding sequence ATGTGTGGAATCGCACTGATTAGATTTAGGAAACCCTTCCCCTATTACGTAGAAAAATACAATACCTCTTCTTATGGCTTGCGCAAGCTTTATTTGTTGATGCAAAAACAGCACAACAGAGGTCAAGACGGAGCAGGGCTTGCTACCCTCAAAATAGACGTGCCTCCGGGCAAACGCTACATCAGCCGCATCCGTACAACCGATGAGCGCCCCATTGAATATTTGTTCGAAACCGCCAACAACCGGATAGAGCAAGCGCTCAAAGGGGTTTCGAAAGCCCAAGCTCAAGACCCGCTATGGATTAAAGAAAATCTTCCCTATATGGGCGAAGTCTTGCTCGGACACCTGCGCTATGGTACACACGGGGGCAACAGCATCGAGAACTGCCACCCTTTTTTGCGGCAAAGCAACTGGCGCAGCAAAAACCTGATTGTAGCCGGAAATTTCAACCTCACCAATGTAGACGAGCTTTTCGAGGTGCTCCTAGAGCTGGGTCAACACCCCAAGGATAAGGTTGATACGGTCTTGGTGATGGAAAAAATCGGGCATTTTTTGGATGAGGAAAACGAACGAATCTACGCCCAATACAAAGGCCAATACAGCAAACGCGAAATGACTCCGATTTTGGAGCGCGAGATTGACCTTTTCCGTGTTTTGGAGCGCGCCTGCCGTGATTTTGATGGAGGCTATGCGATGGCTGGCATCACCGGATACGGCGCGTCTTTTGTTGCCCGAGATCCTCACGGCATACGCCCTGCCTACTTTTACGCCAACGAAGAGGTCATTGTGGCGGCCTCCGAAAAACCGGCTATCAAAGCCGCCTTCAATGTTGAGTACGATGATATTCAAGAAATTCCTCGCGGGCACGCCCTAGTTATTGACAAAGAAGGCAATTACAAGCTGGATACTTTCATCGCCCAACAACCGCCGCAACGTTGTAGCTTTGAGCGGATTTATTTTTCACGCGGATCAGACCCTGCTATCTACCAAGAACGCAAACATTTAGGTCGCCTGCTCTGCCCCCAAATCCTGAAGTCAATCGATTATGACTTGGCCAATACGGTCTTTTCTTATATCCCCAATACTGCCGAAACTGCCTTTTTGGGTGTTTTGCAAGGAATGGAGCATTACCTCATCGATGAGCGTAAAAAGATTTTATTGGAAAAAGACAGCCTTAGCGCTGAGCGGCTGGGAGAGCTGCTTTCTTTCAGGCCTAGGGTCGAAAAGTTAGTCATCAAAGATGCCAAGCTTCGTACTTTCATTACTGACGACGAACACCGCGACGACCTCGTGGCCAATGTGTATGACACAACCTACGAAGTCATTCAGAAAGGAGTAGACAACATTGTCTTGATTGATGACTCTATTGTGCGGGGTACTACCCTCGAAAAAAGCATCCTACGCCTCGTAGACCGCCTACAGCCCAAGAAAATCATTATCGTCTCCTCTGCGCCACAGATTCGCTTCCCCGATTGTTATGGCATCGATATGTCGCGTATGGGGAGCTTTATTGCTTTTCGTGCTGTGATGGCCTTGCTTAATGAAACAGGCCGCGAAGGCCTTATCGAAGAAGTATATCAGCGCTGCCTTGCCTCCCTCGACGACCCCAGCGGTGCCGACCACAACTACGTACAGGCGCTCTATGAGCCTTTTACAGACTTGGAGATTTCGGCCAAGATTGCCCAAATCATCCACACCCCAAAAATCAATGCTAGCGTAGATGTAATTTACCAAACGGTGGACAACCTACTTCAGGCCTGCCCCAACCATCAAGGCGACTGGTATTTTACAGGCAACTACCCCACCAAGGGCGGCAACCGTGTTGTCAACAGGGCTTTTGTCAACTATATGGCAGGGAAACTAGACAGGGCTTATTAA
- a CDS encoding 4-hydroxy-3-methylbut-2-enyl diphosphate reductase: MLNLDVTIDQNSGFCFGVVYAIEMAEEILDQYGKLYCLGDIVHNDEEVKRLEAKGLEVITHEDLSHIHNQKVLIRAHGEPPSTYQIALSNNIELIDASCPVVLKLQNRIKNSYDKSDKIYIYGKHGHAEVKGLLGQTNQEAVVFQDIEELDLATLPRRITLYSQTTKSTDKFYEIKDKFLAAGIEVNANDTICRQVSNRDQELRDFAHKFHKILFVAGTKSSNGKVLYEICKQVNPNTYFISSPDELDRLWFDQDDRVGVCGATSTPMWLMEAVKERLEQL, translated from the coding sequence ATGCTAAACTTAGACGTAACCATTGACCAAAACTCCGGCTTTTGTTTTGGGGTGGTGTATGCGATCGAAATGGCTGAAGAAATTCTCGACCAATACGGGAAGCTCTACTGCTTAGGCGATATAGTACACAACGATGAGGAGGTAAAGCGTCTGGAGGCCAAAGGCTTGGAGGTAATCACTCACGAAGACCTTTCTCATATCCATAACCAAAAGGTGCTCATCCGCGCTCATGGCGAACCCCCTTCGACCTACCAAATAGCCCTCAGCAACAATATAGAGTTGATTGATGCCTCTTGCCCGGTAGTACTCAAGCTCCAAAACCGCATCAAAAACTCTTATGACAAAAGCGACAAGATTTACATCTATGGCAAACACGGACACGCCGAAGTCAAAGGACTGTTGGGGCAAACCAACCAAGAGGCTGTTGTGTTTCAAGATATTGAAGAACTAGACCTAGCCACCCTCCCCCGGCGCATTACGCTCTACAGCCAGACCACAAAGAGTACCGATAAGTTTTATGAAATCAAGGATAAGTTTCTGGCTGCCGGTATAGAGGTCAACGCCAATGATACTATCTGTCGGCAAGTCTCTAACCGAGACCAAGAATTGCGCGATTTTGCGCATAAATTTCACAAAATACTCTTCGTAGCAGGCACTAAGTCCTCCAATGGTAAGGTGCTCTACGAAATCTGCAAGCAAGTCAACCCCAACACTTATTTTATCTCTAGCCCTGACGAGCTAGACCGTCTATGGTTTGATCAAGACGACCGTGTAGGCGTTTGTGGGGCTACTTCTACACCTATGTGGCTGATGGAAGCCGTAAAAGAACGCCTCGAACAGCTCTAA
- a CDS encoding isoaspartyl peptidase/L-asparaginase family protein, producing MKTIYTTLLCCCLGMMSLMAQQDKITLVIHGGAGTIRKQDMTPEREAAYHAKMEEALKAGYTILRNGGTSMDAVVETIKILEDSPLFNAGKGAVFTSEGKNELDAALMDGKTLKAGAVAGITTVKNPITAARAVMEHTEHVMLIGQGAEQFAREQNLTIVEPTYFHTPERASQIERIKEKERQNHNNKDQGAIPQDLRDYKFGTVGCVALDQYGNLVAGTSTGGMTNKKYGRVGDTPIIGAGTYADNASCAVSATGHGEFFIRYVVAYDIAALVKYAGKSVSEAGEEVLMRKLVAADGEGGVIILDKHGNLAMPFNSEGMYRGYIKADGKAHTFIYQNE from the coding sequence ATGAAAACGATTTACACCACCCTACTCTGCTGCTGCCTCGGGATGATGTCTCTGATGGCACAACAGGACAAAATCACGCTTGTCATCCACGGCGGTGCAGGCACTATCCGCAAGCAAGATATGACCCCTGAGCGCGAGGCCGCCTACCACGCAAAAATGGAAGAGGCGCTCAAAGCAGGGTATACTATCCTCAGAAATGGTGGCACGAGTATGGATGCCGTCGTAGAGACCATCAAAATCCTAGAAGACTCCCCGCTTTTCAACGCTGGCAAGGGCGCTGTGTTTACCAGTGAGGGGAAAAACGAACTCGATGCAGCTCTGATGGACGGTAAAACCCTGAAAGCCGGCGCAGTAGCTGGCATTACGACTGTCAAAAACCCTATCACCGCTGCCCGTGCCGTGATGGAACACACCGAGCACGTGATGCTCATTGGGCAAGGCGCAGAGCAGTTTGCCCGCGAGCAAAACCTGACTATCGTCGAACCGACCTACTTCCATACGCCCGAACGTGCTTCTCAAATAGAGCGTATCAAGGAGAAAGAGCGACAAAACCACAACAACAAAGACCAAGGGGCTATCCCACAAGACCTGCGCGACTATAAGTTCGGAACAGTAGGTTGTGTAGCCCTAGACCAATACGGCAACCTAGTGGCCGGCACAAGCACTGGCGGAATGACGAACAAGAAGTATGGCCGTGTTGGTGATACGCCCATCATCGGAGCAGGTACCTATGCCGATAACGCCAGCTGCGCCGTATCTGCCACCGGGCACGGAGAGTTTTTTATCCGCTATGTGGTAGCCTATGACATTGCTGCCTTGGTCAAATATGCGGGGAAAAGCGTGTCTGAAGCCGGCGAAGAAGTATTGATGCGCAAACTCGTGGCCGCCGACGGCGAAGGCGGTGTCATTATCTTGGACAAACACGGCAACCTCGCGATGCCTTTCAACTCCGAAGGGATGTATCGCGGCTATATCAAGGCTGATGGCAAAGCCCATACTTTTATCTACCAAAACGAATAG